A stretch of the Acetonema longum DSM 6540 genome encodes the following:
- the rplA gene encoding 50S ribosomal protein L1, giving the protein MPAHGKKYQEAVKQIDHDKLYDPEEAIALAQKSSTAKFDATVEVAVKLGVDPKYADQQVRGAVVLPHGTGKTKRVLVFAKGEKSKEAEQAGADFVGAEDMVEKIQGGWTDFDVAVATPDMMGLVGRLGKILGPKGLMPNPKVGTVTLDVARAINEIKAGKIEYRTDKAGNIHAPVGKVSFETAKLLQNFQTLIDTLVKVKPAAAKGQYMRNITVSTTMGPGVRVNTLKAASAKKDAE; this is encoded by the coding sequence ATGCCTGCACACGGAAAGAAATATCAAGAAGCTGTTAAGCAAATTGACCACGATAAACTATATGATCCGGAAGAAGCAATTGCCTTAGCGCAAAAGTCTTCCACCGCTAAATTTGACGCCACTGTCGAAGTAGCCGTCAAATTGGGTGTTGATCCCAAGTATGCGGATCAACAGGTCCGCGGCGCCGTGGTTTTGCCTCATGGCACCGGCAAGACCAAGCGGGTATTAGTTTTCGCCAAAGGTGAGAAATCCAAGGAAGCCGAACAGGCCGGCGCTGATTTTGTCGGTGCTGAAGATATGGTAGAAAAAATCCAAGGCGGCTGGACTGATTTTGATGTAGCTGTTGCTACTCCCGATATGATGGGCTTGGTAGGCCGTCTGGGTAAGATTCTGGGACCCAAGGGTCTGATGCCTAACCCGAAAGTGGGTACAGTTACTCTGGATGTGGCCCGGGCCATTAACGAAATCAAGGCCGGTAAGATTGAATACCGCACTGATAAAGCTGGTAATATCCATGCTCCGGTCGGTAAGGTATCGTTTGAAACCGCTAAATTGCTTCAGAACTTCCAGACCTTGATTGATACCCTGGTCAAAGTAAAACCGGCTGCTGCCAAAGGGCAATACATGCGCAACATCACCGTGAGCACTACTATGGGCCCCGGTGTCCGTGTCAATACCCTGAAAGCGGCTTCGGCCAAAAAAGATGCAGAATAA